From Rattus rattus isolate New Zealand chromosome 17, Rrattus_CSIRO_v1, whole genome shotgun sequence, the proteins below share one genomic window:
- the Dnaja2 gene encoding dnaJ homolog subfamily A member 2 encodes MANVADTKLYDILGVPPGASENELKKAYRKLAKEYHPDKNPNAGDKFKEISFAYEVLSNPEKRELYDRYGEQGLREGSGGGGGMDDIFSHIFGGGLFGFMGNQSRSRNGRRRGEDMMHPLKVSLEDLYNGKTTKLQLSKNVLCSACSGQGGKSGAVQKCSACRGRGVRIMIRQLAPGMVQQMQSVCSDCNGEGEVINEKDRCKKCEGKKVIKEVKILEVHVDKGMKHGQRITFTGEADQAPGVEPGDIVLLLQEKEHEVFQRDGNDLHMTYKIGLVEALCGFQFTFKHLDARQIVVKYPPGKVIEPGCVRVVRGEGMPQYRNPFEKGDLYIKFDVQFPENNWINPDKLSELEDLLPSRPEVPNVIGETEEVELQEFDSTRGSGGGQRREAYNDSSDEESSSHHGPGVQCAHQ; translated from the exons ATGGCGAACGTGGCCGACACGAAGCTGTACGACATCCTGGGCGTCCCTCCCGGCGCCAGCGAGAACGAGCTGAAGAAG GCATACCGAAAATTAGCCAAAGAATACCATCCTGATAAGAATCCAAATGCTGGAGATAAA tTTAAAGAAATAAGTTTTGCCTATGAAGTATTGTCAAATCCAGAGAAGCGGGAGCTATATGACAGATATGGAGAACAAGGTCTACGGGAAGGCAGCGGCGGGGGTGGCGgcatggatgatattttctcacaTATTTTTGGTGGAGGATTGTTTGGCTTCATGGGCAATCAAAGTAGAAGTCGAAATGGCAGAAGAAGAGGCGAGGACATGATGCATCCGCTGAA agTGTCTTTAGAAGACCTGTACAATGGCAAGACCACCAAGCTGCAGCTCAGCAAGAATGTGCTCTGTAGTGCGTGCAGTGG CCAAGGTGGAAAGTCTGGAGCTGTTCAGAAATGCAGTGCTTGTCGGGGTCGAGGTGTGCGCATTATGATAAGACAGCTGGCTCCAGGGATGGTACAGCAGATGCAGTCTGTGTGCTCTGACTGCAATGGAGAAG GAGAGGTCATCAATGAAAAAGACCGCTGTAAAAAATGTGAAGGGAAGAAGGTGATTAAAGAAGTCAAGATTCTGGAAGTTCATGTAGACAAAGGCATGAAACATGGACAGagaattacgttcactggggaaGCAGACCAGGCTCCAGGAGTGGAACCTGGAGATATTGTTCTTTTGCTACAGGAAAAAGAGCATGAG GTGTTCCAGAGAGATGGGAATGATCTGCATATGACATATAAGATAGGACTCGTTGAAGCTTTGTGTGGATTTCAGTTCACATTTAAACATCTTGATGCTCGTCAGATTGTAGTGAAATACCCCCCTGGCAAAGTAATTGAACCAG gaTGTGTTCGTGTTGTTCGAGGTGAAGGAATGCCACAGTATCGTAATCCCTTTGAAAAGGGTGATCTTTACATAAAGTTTGATGTGCAGTTTCCTGAAAACAACTGGATCAACCCAGATAAACTTTCT GAATTAGAAGATCTCCTGCCATCTAGACCAGAAGTTCCTAATGTAATTGGGGAGACAGAAGAAGTAGAGCTTCAGGAATTCGATAGCACTCGAGGCTCTGGAGGTGGTCAGAGGCGTGAAGCCTACAACGACAGCTCTGATGAGGAAAGCAGCAGCCATCATGGACCTGGAGTGCAGTGTGCCCATCAGTAA